A genomic segment from Bacillota bacterium encodes:
- a CDS encoding methylated-DNA--[protein]-cysteine S-methyltransferase, with translation MNTGSQSRNVAIYTAFETPLGVFFVASTDAGVVRLLLPTEPQESFFTWLYKIFGPKNIIQQPKHRLQGAPQDHNSRAEYEIRSYLSHKLTLFSVPLDLRGTAFQRRVWEYVRQIPYGSTASYARVASEIGSPRAVRAVGAANAANPVPIIVPCHRVVGKDGSLTGYGGGLELKQYLINLEISEVSHPFR, from the coding sequence ATGAATACTGGGTCGCAATCTCGAAATGTAGCCATATATACCGCATTCGAAACTCCGCTTGGGGTATTCTTTGTGGCATCTACCGATGCCGGGGTCGTTCGATTGCTGCTGCCGACTGAACCGCAGGAGAGTTTTTTCACATGGTTATATAAGATCTTCGGACCGAAGAACATCATACAACAGCCGAAGCATAGACTGCAAGGCGCCCCGCAGGATCACAATTCACGTGCTGAGTATGAAATCCGTTCATACCTGTCCCATAAACTCACCCTTTTCTCAGTGCCCCTTGATCTGAGGGGAACCGCCTTTCAGCGCAGGGTTTGGGAGTACGTAAGGCAGATACCATATGGCTCTACCGCCTCCTATGCGCGGGTCGCCAGCGAAATCGGCAGCCCAAGGGCGGTTAGAGCCGTGGGCGCCGCCAATGCCGCAAACCCTGTCCCCATTATCGTGCCCTGCCACCGGGTGGTGGGTAAGGATGGATCCCTCACTGGATATGGAGGAGGGTTGGAACTCAAACAGTACCTCATTAACCTGGAAATATCCGAGGTATCACATCCTTTCAGGTGA